A genomic window from Papaver somniferum cultivar HN1 unplaced genomic scaffold, ASM357369v1 unplaced-scaffold_15, whole genome shotgun sequence includes:
- the LOC113335826 gene encoding uncharacterized protein LOC113335826, translating into MEPESTRPVRKVRFAPKVPVRKPVVKVEPKEEVIDDEILAETQRILRLNENTGWGRGRAKIEKKESQVQVAFGQGATWNSTKHYPKPKIESDGIGGSAPKMEKKYNEPWSYHSYYPVTVPLRPPGSGNPVHLDEAEFGEAVSNMTYNEDALNPAEDLGLTKDDEDPFPRLIFLQLPASLPLTKRSAAAESNETAGNSKPSRPVGRPGRGCSLEELPPGLVGKLLVYKSGKVKLKVGDTLYDVSPGSHFSFVNEVVAVNTDKKQCWSVGELTTRAIVTPDVDSLLSAIDNM; encoded by the exons ATGGAACCAGAATCAACTAGACCTGTTAGAAAG GTTAGATTTGCCCCAAAAGTCCCAGTTCGGAAACCAGTAGTAAAAGTTGAACCCAAAGA AGAGGTTATTGATGATGAAATACTAGCCGAAACTCAAAGGATTCTCCGTCTCAAT GAAAATACTGGATGGGGAAGGGGAAGAGCCAAAATTGAAAAGAAAG aatcacaggttcaagtTGCTTTTGGTCAAGGAGCTACATGGAATTCCACGAAGCATTATCCCAAACCAAAGATAGAATCAG ATGGTATTGGTGGATCAGCTCcaaaaatggagaaaaaataCAATGAACCATGG AGTTACCACAGTTACTATCCGGTCACCGTGCCCCTGAGGCCACCGGGTTCTGGAAATCCAG TACATCTTGATGAGGCGGAATTCGGGGAGGCTGTCTCAAACATGACTTATAACGAGGATGCTCTAAATCCAGCAGAAGATCTTGGACTGACG AAGGATGATGAGGACCCTTTCCCTAGactgatctttcttcagttaCCAGCGTCTCTGCCTTTAACGAAGAGATCAGCTGCTGCAGAGAGCAACGAAACAGCTGGCAACTCAAAACCATCCAGACCAGTCGGACGTCCAGGTAGAGGCTGCAGTTTGGAAGAATTGCCTCCTGGACTCGTGGGTAAACTTTTGGTGTACAAGAGTGGCAAAGTTAAATTGAAGGTCGGAGACACCCTTTACGAT GTTTCCCCAGGATCACatttttcatttgttaacgaaGTTGTAGCAGTCAATACTGATAAGAAACAGTGTTGGTCTGTCGGGGAGCTAACTACGCGTGCAATTGTGACCCCAGATGTTGATTCGCTCTTATCTGCCATTGATAACATGTAG